AAGGTCCGGTCACGCCGTCGTCGGCGTCTGCATCCTCGAGACCCCGAGGGTCACGACTTCGGCGCCCCCCTTCGCTTGAGCTTCACCGAGAGGCCAGTGCTGGTAGTTGAGGGTCGTGCCGTCGGCGCGCACGCGGCGCAGTCGGGCAATGTCGAGCGTCACGTACACCCAAGTCGCCACGCCGAGCGGTCCCTTCGTGACGACGCCGTCGCCTTGCGCGGAAAAACCGTGGTCGATCGGACCGTACGCGCCCGCCGCGCCCGTGTTCACGTCGATCGCCTCGTTCCAGGGCACGGCGCCCACCAAGGGAGATTGCACGGCGTACATCTGGTTTTCGAGGGCGCGGGCGCGACTGCCGATCTCGACGCGGTGGTAGCCCATGATGGTCTCGGTGCAACTCGGAACGAGCAAAACTTCCGCGCCACCTTCGGCGAGGGCGCGGGCGAGGTGCGGAAACTCCGAGTCGTAGCAGATGTTGATGCCGACGTTGCCGAGCGACGTGTGGAAGACCGTGAGGCCTTCACCGGCGGCCACGCCCCACTTCTCGTCCTCGAAGCGTGTCATGACGAGTTTGTCTTGATGATGCACCGTTCCCTGCGGGGTCAGGAAGTACGCGCGGTTGACGTACTTCCCGCCGTCCGCGACGGGAAAGCTGCCCGCGACGACGTACACCCCGTGCAGGGCGGCGAGCGAGCGGTGAAGTTCGACGAAGTCGGGCAGGAAGGCTTGCAGGGCGGGCAGTTGCAATTTCACGTCCGCTTGGATGTGCGGCGCGAGGAGGCTGGCGAGTTCCAGCGAGGCGTACTCGGGAAACACGAGCACTTGCGCTCCGTTCGAGGCGGCTTCCTGAATCCAGCTCGTGATCTTGCTGACGTACGCGTCCCAGCTCGGCTGCGCTTCGACGTGGTACTGGGCGATGGCGATGTTCATGCGAGCTCCTTGAGCCAAAAGGTCATGAGTTTGGCGGTTTCGTGGTCCTCGCCGACGTCTTGCCACGAAAAGGTCGTCGTGAGGTCCTCGCGCTTCTCGTAGCCGCGCTTGTGCCAAAAAGCGTCGAGCGGTTCGTAGCGCTTGGGGCGCGACGGGTGGTCGGCGGGACGCTGCACGGCGCAGAACGCGGCGACGCGAAAGCCGAGCTTCTTCGCGTGCGATTCACGCTCTTGAAAAAAGCGCACGCCGAGGCCGCGCCCTCGATAGGCGTCGAGCAGCACCGACTCCCCGAGGTAGAAGACCGACGCGACGTCGATGCCGGCCGCTTCGAAGGGAGCGCGCACTTGCGGCGTCTCGTCCACGAGCGGCAGGGCAGTCGTGGCGCCCACGGCCTTGTCGTCGTGCCAAACGAGCACGGCGACCGAGCGCGGCGAGTTCACGTACGTCGCGAGGTAATTCTCCTCGTACGCCGGATCGCCGTCGTAGAGGTACGGAAAGTCGCGAAAGACGGTGGTGCGTAGCCGCGCCAGTTGCGGCACGACCGCTCGGATGTCCGCGCCGACGTGCCGCGTGAGCCGAAACGTCACTTCGAGACCTGGCGAATCCATTCTTGAAGGTTGTAGTAGTTCGTGACACGCGCGATTTTGCCGCCGCGTACTTCGAAGAACGCACCTCCGGGCAGACGGTACGTTTGGCCGTTCGCCTCGGGCAGGCCCGCGTCCGTTTGCAGGTACGTGCCTTGCACGACGTACTCGGCGCTCGCCCGCGACCCGTCGGGACTGCTCATGAACGCGAGGTCGGTGATGCGCTCTCGGTACGACGTGTTCATGCGGTCCATGAAGCGCGCGAAGGCTTCGCGGCCGATCTCACGTTCCCCTTCGTTGACGTCGTGCGCGACATCGTCGGTGAGGAGACTCAGGAACGTCTCGGTGTCCCCGGAGTTGAAGGCCTCGTAGTAGCGTCGAAGAAGGTCGAGCGTCTCTTGCATGACGCACAGCGTAGCGCGAGCAACGCGGAGAATTGAGTTCCGCCTCCCAAGGGTAATGACATGAGAATGCCCCTAGGAGGACCTTAAGCAAATGACCTTGCGCGAACCTACATCAATGAGCTTACTATGGTCTTACGACATCGCCGGGGAGTAGCCGCCCGCTTCGGGAGTTCGACGCCGTCAGTACGACCGCCAAAGGCGGTCCGGCGCGAGCACAAAAGGCCAGACCTGCGTTCGGAGGTTCATCGTGAGGCAAGTGCTTCACGGCAGCGATGACGTCCCCTTGCAGCGACACGTTCGACAACGTTCACATTCCAGCGTAGACGCATTTCGCCTCGTTCGTTTGGGAGGAGTACCTTGCTTACGTGTAGTCTGACTTGCCGTTTCGTCCCCGGCACCATGGATCGCGTATTCGTCGTGAGCCGACTCGGTCGCGGCACCGTGTCGCTCGCGACCGTGGAAAACGTGCTGGGACGCCCCGCGCTCGAAAGCTTGTATTTGCGCGGGCGGTACGCGCTCGTGAACGACGAGGACAGCATCTGGTACACCCTGGTGTGTCTCGGCGTGAACCTCACGCCCGACGAAAGCACGCCCGTCGTGGCCGAACGCACGCCCCTCGTCCCGGACTTGAGGCACCACGCCCAACTGCCCGCGGACCTGGACGCCCGAACGCCGACGACCGTCTGAACGCCAAGAGCCGGGTGAGTTCCCGGCTCGCTTTCACGTGCCACCTCTTCGATCCACGGAGGTTCCGGATGCGCGGCCTTCCGACCGCAAAGCCCTTTGGAATACTGCTCGAACATCACCCGCAGAGTGCGGACGTCGTGCGGCCGTCTTGGTCGCTCGCCGAACCGAATCGCGTCGTTTCTTGCTTCTTCGGCTTCGCGCCGAGCGCCTCCTCGTTCTCGAAGTTGAATCGCACGCATGCGGCGCAGGAAGACGAGTTGCTTGCCGTGGAGCGCGAACGGTATCTTGGCAAGGTGAGCCGCGAGCAGATCTTCGCCTTGATGCACCTGCGCGCCTCGAGCTTCTCGAGGTTCCGCCCGCTCGAAGGAGGAAGTGCGTGACCCCGGCATTGTCGACATTCCTTGAAGAAACGCCCCTCTCCCCCGCCCTGCCGGGACGACCCGTCGTGCTGATCGCGACGGACGGCAGTCCCACGGGCACCCTCGCGCTCGACCGCGCCCTCGACGCCGCGCGCGTGCTCGGCGCGCGCTTGTGCGTGCTGCACGTTCTGCCCGACCCCCTGCCGAGCGGCCGACCCGAACTGTACGACGTGCAGCTCACGGTCCTGCGGCGCGGCGGCGAAGCCGTCTTGAATGCCGCCAAGCGTCGCTTGCGCTTCG
This genomic stretch from Deinococcus yavapaiensis KR-236 harbors:
- a CDS encoding carbon-nitrogen hydrolase family protein gives rise to the protein MNIAIAQYHVEAQPSWDAYVSKITSWIQEAASNGAQVLVFPEYASLELASLLAPHIQADVKLQLPALQAFLPDFVELHRSLAALHGVYVVAGSFPVADGGKYVNRAYFLTPQGTVHHQDKLVMTRFEDEKWGVAAGEGLTVFHTSLGNVGINICYDSEFPHLARALAEGGAEVLLVPSCTETIMGYHRVEIGSRARALENQMYAVQSPLVGAVPWNEAIDVNTGAAGAYGPIDHGFSAQGDGVVTKGPLGVATWVYVTLDIARLRRVRADGTTLNYQHWPLGEAQAKGGAEVVTLGVSRMQTPTTA
- a CDS encoding GNAT family N-acetyltransferase, with product MDSPGLEVTFRLTRHVGADIRAVVPQLARLRTTVFRDFPYLYDGDPAYEENYLATYVNSPRSVAVLVWHDDKAVGATTALPLVDETPQVRAPFEAAGIDVASVFYLGESVLLDAYRGRGLGVRFFQERESHAKKLGFRVAAFCAVQRPADHPSRPKRYEPLDAFWHKRGYEKREDLTTTFSWQDVGEDHETAKLMTFWLKELA
- a CDS encoding universal stress protein, with amino-acid sequence MTPALSTFLEETPLSPALPGRPVVLIATDGSPTGTLALDRALDAARVLGARLCVLHVLPDPLPSGRPELYDVQLTVLRRGGEAVLNAAKRRLRFVGADFVLRECRGQHVANVILDEAKRLGAISVVLGTHGRPRPYSRTLGSVARAVRDGAWLSVTLVDKTGDVWQDKANSGRALS
- a CDS encoding ketosteroid isomerase-related protein, which gives rise to MQETLDLLRRYYEAFNSGDTETFLSLLTDDVAHDVNEGEREIGREAFARFMDRMNTSYRERITDLAFMSSPDGSRASAEYVVQGTYLQTDAGLPEANGQTYRLPGGAFFEVRGGKIARVTNYYNLQEWIRQVSK